One region of Triticum aestivum cultivar Chinese Spring chromosome 6B, IWGSC CS RefSeq v2.1, whole genome shotgun sequence genomic DNA includes:
- the LOC123135237 gene encoding uncharacterized protein, producing the protein MASISRTCAVVRFAADEAAPPETLHVMRLQRLRLRRAAAGCLDPITEEEDSDAEDAQVPAGSPSAHSSSSSTRAADLAPSLR; encoded by the coding sequence ATGGCTTCCATTTCGAGAACCTGCGCAGTCGTCCGCTTCGCTGCCGACGAGGCAGCCCCGCCGGAAACCCTCCACGTCATGCGCCTGCAGCGGCTGCGCCTCCGCCGCGCGGCCGCGGGCTGCCTCGACCccatcaccgaggaggaggacTCCGATGCCGAGGACGCCCAAGTCCCCGCCGGCTCGCCCAGCgcccacagcagcagcagcagcacgagagCGGCCGATCTTGCCCCAAGCCTTCGATAG